AAGTTGATGTACGAACTAACGTCCAATTTCGAGGGCAGAGATAATTTACTTAGAGATTCCATTAACTGGGTGAATTCCATTTCCTCTCAATACTTTTTAAGTACTTATCATTTTCCTTTTATAGATAATCACGATCTTAATAGAATGGTATCTGTACTTGTAGACCAGAAATATTCTGGGAATGTTATTAATGGTACGAAACAATACCTTATTTTAAATGCTTTATTGCTTTCACTTAATGGAATGCCTGCAATATACTACGGAAACGAAATAGGATTGCGTGGTTGGAAATGGTCTTCTGAACCGTGGGATATTCCCGTACGTGAGCCTATGCAATGGTACAAAAACCAACAAGGCATTGGTCAAACAACTTGGACAAAGCCAATTTACCAATCAAAAAACATAACTTTTGGTAACGCAAATGTAGATGGTGCAATATATGATAATCCAAGCGATGGTATCTCTGTCGAAGAACAACAAAGTGGTTATACAATATTGAACTTCTTCAAACAATTCATAACTCTAAGGAAAACTTATTTTGCGCTGAGCCGTGGAACCATTGCAATAGAAAGAGACTGGAAGAACTTGTATGTCATTAAAAGAACTCACCAGAATCAAGAGGTACTAGTTCTTGTAAACCTTGATCCTACATATTCAAACACATACACAATACCATCTGGATACCGATGGGTATGGTACGCTTTCTTTAACGGGAATAATTTTGAATTTGGAAGTAAGCTTATGCCCCAGCTTAGCCAAAATACGAATTGGACAATCAATCCAAGGCAAGTATACGTCTTTGTAAAGAACTGAACGTTATGGAACATTTCCAATGTATCAAAAATCTGAGATCGAGAAGTTGTATAATATTAAACGCATATTTTTTAAAAGGGAGGTAGATGGTATGAAAAAGTTGCTGTTTATAACTCTCGCGGTAATGGTTTCTTTATTTGTGGTAAGTTGTGCTTTATTTGAAAAACCACCTCTACTTAAAACAGTAACTGTGGATGCAACGTTGACAGACTGGGCAAGTTATCTATATGAGGATGCTCCTAATGACTCTAAATGGGGAACTGACAACGAAATTCACAAAGCTGGTATACTCTTTGATGCGACTAATCTTTACATAGCTGGAGAATTCACAAAAGCAGGATATAACAACTTCATGGTTATGGTCGATCTTTCTGGTGTTACCGGTGCTCCAGATACCTCAAAGCATGAATGGGGAAGAAGTTATAAATTCGAGAAAGGTGATGTTGATTTCATAATTGAAACTTGGGGAGATGGATACAAAGCTTGGAGATTTACAAGTCAAGAAGCAACCGAAGTAACTGGAACACTTAAATCAACAGAAGTTGATGGCAAAAAGAGAATAGAATTTTCTATTCCACTATCAAAACTTGGGGTAAGTAATTCAAGTAAACTCTCAGCTAAGGCGGTATTCGTTCTAACTGGTGGTAAGTATGGTGGCAAACAATGGGCAGGAGATTTCTATCCAGACCAAGGTTTTGAGACAGGAGAAGGAGGTTACACAGCACCTGTGGTAATCAAAAAGACAATTTCCAATCCAACAAAATAGCTCTATAATTCGTAATTTTCCGAATAGCTTACAGGGGGCTTAAGCCCCCTTTTTACAAGTACAAAAATCTGGAGGTGACTTACCTTGAAACATTCAAAATATAAACTTGTGTTGCCTACCTTTTTAGTCCTACTTTTCGTATTGTTTGGTTGTATGAAAATATTAAACTTACAAATCGAAGATGGCATATACGTTGTTGGAGAATGGAATGAATGGATACCTACGTCAGGTGACAAAATGGTTTATTCAGAAGATGAAGGTTGCTATATCTTCGAGCTTCCGATAACATCTATGGTATTTAAACCGAGTCGTTCTGGGAATGAATACTCTATAGGATGGTACAAAGTAATATATAAAAGTCAAGGAGTTACCAAGGTATCGTCAGGGATACCAGTGTGGAAAGAAAATCTAAACTCAGAGAAATTAATTATCTATGCGAAACCAAGTGAAATGACCAACGGACAACCAACAGGAGTAGGTGACAGCGAAAAATTCAAAACAACACTGAGTAAATGGTACGTTGGTGGAGAATTCAACAACTGGAACCTTTCAAATGGAGAGATGATTTGGGATAACACAGAGAAAGTATTTAAGTATACATTGACCAATTTCAACGCATCAAAGCAGACTTATCTGTTCAAAGTGACAAGAAATGTCGGAGATTGGAAACCGTGGGAATTCAATTATGATGGAAAAAAATATGATGCTGGGTTTGATAACGCCGTTTTGCGACTTGAAAGAGCAGGGCTGGTGGACATAATAATCACATTTGATCCCAAGACTTCTAAGATAGGAACGATTGTCAACTACAAGTGAGGTGAAATAACATGAACTTAAAACTTACAGCCTTATTTATTGTTTTCACCGTCTTCTCCATCACTGCCTTTGCATTGCAAACCAATTATTCAGCAAATTTTTCGTTTACAGTTGATTTTTCACAACAACCTTTTTCGACAAACTTTGGAAGCGAATTTAGAATAATGGGGAGTTCTCTTGGAACGGGTTATGATTTATCTTTTAGCCTAAAAGGTAGTAATCTTGAATCCGCTAAGCTTACGCTTAAATTTGAAGAGCTAAAGTTATCACTTTATGATAATCAAATATTCGGTACAACAAATGATCCAATTGTGTTATATCAAATAACAACCGGACAAAACGGAGTAGAGATCGGTTATGGTAATTATAAATTAGTTTTGTTTAATAGTTTAGACCTAATGTATTTGTCTGGTAATATAAATGAAATAGTATTCATCGTTGGCAAAAGAGGAAACTTAATTGATACTGCTGCATCTTATAATATAAGATTATCCAGCGCAAATTTAAAAACAGAATGTATTATTCAGAACATTACGTCATTTGATCCCAAAAATTTTGTTGGTCTTGCTTTATTATATGATCAAAAACAAAATTGGGGTGTTAGATATGTTTTTGCTGGAGGCAAGGATACAAAATTGTCTTACAGTCCTCAGGAAATCAACGAGCAAAATAACTTGGTATTGTGGTACAAGTTTGGTAATTCGCCATCATTCAATACTTATTTGACTACATATTTTGGTTTCGAAAATCCAACTCGAGATCTAATTGATAATTCTGTAGTTGGTTTGGATATTACCTTAGGGCAAATGTACTTAAACCTCAAAAAAACTGGTTTTTCGAGCATATCTGGTTTACTACCTAACAACTGGGGCAAATTTTATATAGCAGCGGGAACGCAATTTTCAATCTTTGATTTTTCAACAAAGTTAGGCTATGGCTTTGGAAAGCCGATCCATAATTCTATAAGTACAATTGGCGAGTTATTTTACATTGAGGCAAGTAGAAATTTTGGAAATATTTCTTTATTTTCTAAATACCAAAAAATAGTTGGTTATTATGAAGAAAAGGATTTCTTCTATTCTGAGATAAAGTTTACTGGCTTTTCCAATGGTGATGTCGTTGTAAGAGTAGGTAACGGCGATTTTGATAAAGACAATCCTTTCAAACCCGTTGGAGGTATTTACTTTAACCTTTGGTGGTAATTTAAAGCTATAAATATAAATTAAACTTAGGGAGGTGTACTTTCGAATGCGTGTTTTAAGTTTTCTCAGGATAATAACAATGTTCGGGCTAATGGTTTCTTTAGTTGTTTTAGGTGGAGTGGCTTATAAAGATGGGAAAGTTGTGTTTACGTTCAAGACGGATATTAAAGCAGACGTAGTTTACCTTGCTGGAAATTTCAACAACTGGAATCCCAGTTTATGGGCAATGAAACTCCTCAACGGAGTCTGGACATATGAGGTAGAACTCAAGCCTGGAAGCTATGAATATAAGTATGTTATAGATGGAAAAAACTGGAAAGAGGATCCAGAAGCTCCATCGTTTGTTGATGATGGGTTCGGCGGAAAGAATGGTGCTTTCACACTAACGGCTGATGGAAAAATACTTGGAAGTGGAAAGATAAGTCAAACTAAAAAGTATGAGCTAAATACGAAAAGAGAAAATACGATATTTGTTGATCCAGAGGGTTATGTTGTGCTAAGGTTCTACAATAAAGATGCCAAATACGTTTTCATAGCAGGTTCATTCAATAACTGGAAAGATAATGCTACTGAGTGTTATTATATTGAAAATGGTTGGTGGGAAGCCGTATTAGAAATACAACCTGGTGTTTATGAGTACAAATTTGTTGTGGATGGTAAATGGGTTCTAGATCCAAATGCCTTTGCTTATGCTGACGATGGATTCGGCGGAAAGAATGGTGTCTTTGAACTTGTTAGAGAAGGTGGAAAGTTGATAGTAAGAGCACCTGTTAGCGCGGACAAACCATCCACCGAGAAAACTTACCAGACGGTAACTACCCAAAAAGTCAAACCTGGACTCTCTGTGGATGGAAAGAACGTTGTCTTTGCGGTTAAGAAAGAAAATGCTCAAGAAGCCTATTTGGCAGGATCCTTCAATAATTGGAATCCAAGAGCTATGAAAATGCAACTTGTAGAAGGTTATTGGATTGCAAATCTGCCATTACAACCAGGAACGCATAAATACAAATATGTTTTTGTGATTGGTGGTTCAGATGTGTGGGAAGAAGATCCGAATGCTCCATCATATGAACCAGACGGGTATGGTGGAAAAAACGGTGTTTTTAAACTTGTTGAAAAGGATGGTCTATTATCGATCGAGGGAATTGAACAAAAGGCTGGTGGATTATCTGTAAAAGGTAAGTATGAGTTCGAGTACAAGTTCAAAACAGATAGTGCAAAATACTTTGTTTCTTCTGGCTTTACAAACTCATTGGCGCTACGTTTTGAACCAACAGCTGACTTTGCCATAGCACTGAAATACGATGGGGCGGATATATCAGAAGCGTTAATCAATTTTTCTCAAGAAAATTACTCTATAGTCATGTACTATAAATTACCTTTGAATTTTCTATCTGACATGACTTTCGCTGAAAGGAACACAGGGATTTTAGGAAAGTTGAAATTCTTGAATAAATACTACCTCGTTGGTGGCTTGGTTCATAAGAATAATCAGTTACCTTGGATTGTAGGAATAGATGGTGAAACCTTTAAGTTATTTATGGCGAACAGCTATTTTACAGATGAGTTAGAATTCTTAGGTGAAATTATTTTAAGTAGCCCGTTTAATCTCTCAATATGTGGAATGTACAGCTTAAATAATACCTTCTTTGCAAGTATTAACTTTTCAGCAGAGCAGTTTGGATTGTATTTGTCCATTTACAACTCAAAGTTAAGTTCCGAAATATATACAAAATTAGGACAAGATAAATTCAAACTTGGAGGGGCTTACGATTTGTATTACGGCGATTCAGAAATGTACGCTGCTTACTTGACACAACAAATTGAATATTACATTGGTTCTAATCTTTCTAATGTTGAATTTAAGATTACAGCTCTTGGTAAAGATAGGGACATTGGTTTGGGCGTAAAAACAGAATTATCTGATCCTATAAATAAGACAAACCTGACAATATTTGGAAACATTAGGTTCTAAACATCCATAATTTACTGAGTACAAAGATACAAACAGCTCCCTTTCAAACATTTTCAGGGGGCTGTTTGTATTTTTGTACAACAACAATAGGTTAGCAAGGCCTTGGCTAGTAGGATTTTGATTTTCCAAAAAGCAAAAAAGCATCATGGAAATTTTCAGTAACATTGCTGACTTACTGTTCTGAGTTATGATATAATAAAACAAAAACTAATATACCGAACACCATAGACATAAATGGGGAGGGAAAAATGATGAAAACTTTGAAATTTCTTATATGTGACGACTCAAAACTTATAAGAATGAAACTTTCGGAAATTCTGAAAAAGTTGGAAAACGAAGAGCAGACAGTTGAGCTGCATGAAGCATCTGATGGCGTAACTGCAGTGAATCTTTTCAAAGAAATAAAGCCGGATGTGGTTTTCTTAGATATAACAATGCCTGCTAAAAGTGGACTTGAAGCACTTGAAGAAATGGTTTCATTTGACAAAGATGCGAAAATTATAATGGCATCTTCTGTTGGAACAAAAGAGCATTTAAAAAGGGCTATAGACCTTGGGGCTGTAGATTTCATTCAAAAACCACTGGAAGAAGAAAAGGTTTTAGGTATTGTAAAAAAAATTTTAAACCTGCACTGAAGCATGGGAGGGAGTTCAAATGTTTTTAATGTATTTCGGAAATTATCTTTTAAACAAAGGATACATTTCGAGGGAAAAATTCAAAGAAGTAATTAAAGCCGTCGAAACAAGTAGACCGCGCATAGGTGTTATTGCGCTGCACTTGGGATATCTTAAGTCTGAGGATATAGAAAGGATTACTCGTGAACAACACAGGCAAAATAAAAAGTTTGGAGAAATCGCCATAGAACTCGGATTACTAACACAACAACAACTTGAAGAAATCTTATCCCAACAACCAGGAGAATTTCTTGCGCTTTCACAAGTTTTAATAGATCAAGGAATCTTTTCATACCAAGAATTGGAAAGAATTATGAACGAGTTTAAAGAACAAAATCAACTTTCAGATAATGTACTTGATTATTTAAAAAATAATGATTCAAAGATGATAGTGGAATCGTTCATAGAGAAAGACAAAAAATTACCGGATGAAATTAAAGAATACTTGGTGGTTTTTCTTAACAGTTGCATAAGATTTCTCACAAGAAATCTCATGATTTACAGCGCCGATGATATAAACAACTTCGAACCTTTTAGAATTGTACATCAAAGAATAAAGGGCGACATCAATATTAATACATACATAATTTTCCCAGAAAAAGAAAGTACTGAAACATTTGTTAAAAAATACAGTCAGGTAGCCGACGAATTAATCTCCGAAATATTAGATGACAGTATAGCGGAATATCTTAATCTCGTGAACGGTTTAGCAGTTGTGAATTATTCTGAAAAAGGTTTAAACTGTGAGTTAGAACCTCCTGTGTTGTTAGATCGAACCGAATATCCTGAAAAGCAAATAACTTCAAAAATTGAAACTGATTTCGGCTGTTTTTATATATCTCAAATGGTGATTTAGTAATTCACTGGTCCTCTTCAAAGTTGGGAGGAGTTTTCATTGAGAGAGGAACGGAGAAGTAAGTTACTAAAATTAGAAACGGTATTGGACCGTACATTTTTGCGAAGTATGATTGGATATACGATAACCTTTTTGGTCGTATTAGTTTTGTTTTTTGCATTTGTTTTAAACTATTTTTACGAAAGTCAGATTAACTCGCTTACATCAAATTATTTAGCCCTACTTCACAGTCTTGAAAATCAGTATAAAATAGAGTTCTCAAAAGGATATGAAAGGCTTTTAGAAGAGTTTAAAGGTCTAAATATCGAGATAGAAAGGCAAGAATATACTGCCGAAGAGATTTTTGCAAAAGTGAAAGATATTATTCAAAGAACATACCCTATGCTCCAATCATTTGAAAAGATTGATAAAAAAGATTTAGAAGAAACTATGTACGGTTCCGTTCTAGAGAGCTATCTTGTGGAAAATCCAAATAAAGTTGATTACTTAATATACAACATATACTTTGATGATTATTATACAAAGATTTTTTTGGTTAAGTTGAACGATAAAATAATAACTGTGAAAATCAACACACCTTATTACCTAAGGATTTTCGAGACATTTCTGAATTTGAAAAGTTACAATAAGTTTATAGAGAGAATAAACTTGTTCACAATTTCAAGAAATCAGATCAGCGTAATACATCAAAGCAAGCAGACGTATAAAGTTGGCGAGAATGAGGTTAAAAAGATTCAAAAAGACATTTATGAAAGTTACAGGAAATTTAGTACGAAAATTGCGAATAAATTCATATCCCATTTTAAGAAAGAAAACAACATTCCTATGCGGCAAGTACAAGGTACCAACAGTTCAATAAGCGATTTTTACACCGTAAAAAAGGCTGATAAAGTTTATGCATATGTATTTTTGAATTTGTTAACTGGTAGAGAGATTGGTGACACAGTTATTGGCAGGGTGGTTCTCAACTTTTCGCAGATTACTACTACATTTTCCATAACTTTTACTATTCTCATGATCTTATCCATATTTACTTTGTTAGTTACAACAAAGAAGACAAAGGCATTTGTTAAAGAACTTAGCACAACATTTTCCAAGTTGATTCAAAATATAAAAACCTTTAGCTATGAAAAGATATTTACGCTTGACACCCTTGACTTTGAAAGTAGTGTTTTGGAGGTTCAAGAAATCTTAGAGGAATACACAAAGTTGGCACAAGAATTGACAGCAGCATATCAAGAACAAACGGCGCTTACACAACAACTTGAAGCATCTTACAAAGAGATTGAATACGCCCATAAGGAGCTTGAAAAGTCCTATCTTGAATTCGCAAGACAGCTGGCAATAATTGCTGAAAGTTATGACGAAAATACCGGTGCCCATATTCTAAGAGTAAGCAAGCTGACGAGTTTCATTGCAAGAAAACTTGGTTATCCCGAAGATTTCTGTGATAAAGTTGAAAAGTTCTCTCCTCTCCATGATATAGGAAAAGTACTTTGTCCAAAAGAAATTTTATTAAAAAACGGGCCACTTACAACTCAAGAATTTGAGATAATGAAACTCCATACGATAAACGGCGCAAAACTAATAGGTGACAATCCAAACTTGGAGATTGCCAAAAATATAGCACTCCATCATCATGAAAAATACGACGGAACCGGTTATCCGTTCGGTTTGTCAGGAGAAAGAATACCTATAGAAGCCAGAATAGTTGCTTTGGTTGATGTATACGACGCTCTCAGGTCTAACAGACCGTACAAAAGAGCCTTTACTCATGAAGAAAGTATAAAAATACTTTTGCATGGTGATGGAAGAACAAAACCCGAACACTTTGATCCAGAAGTACTGAAGATATTCATAGAAAACGAAAAGTACATTAATGAGTTATGGAACAAAATAAGCGAAGGAAAAATAAACTAATGAAAATTAAGTTAAAAAATCGTCGCAGATTTCATGAAAATTACCTTTTGAGTTCGTTATTATACTTTTTAATTCCTTCTCCAAGGATTTTCACTGC
The Fervidobacterium sp. DNA segment above includes these coding regions:
- a CDS encoding glycoside hydrolase family 13; its protein translation is MRVLSFLRIITMFGLMVSLVVLGGVAYKDGKVVFTFKTDIKADVVYLAGNFNNWNPSLWAMKLLNGVWTYEVELKPGSYEYKYVIDGKNWKEDPEAPSFVDDGFGGKNGAFTLTADGKILGSGKISQTKKYELNTKRENTIFVDPEGYVVLRFYNKDAKYVFIAGSFNNWKDNATECYYIENGWWEAVLEIQPGVYEYKFVVDGKWVLDPNAFAYADDGFGGKNGVFELVREGGKLIVRAPVSADKPSTEKTYQTVTTQKVKPGLSVDGKNVVFAVKKENAQEAYLAGSFNNWNPRAMKMQLVEGYWIANLPLQPGTHKYKYVFVIGGSDVWEEDPNAPSYEPDGYGGKNGVFKLVEKDGLLSIEGIEQKAGGLSVKGKYEFEYKFKTDSAKYFVSSGFTNSLALRFEPTADFAIALKYDGADISEALINFSQENYSIVMYYKLPLNFLSDMTFAERNTGILGKLKFLNKYYLVGGLVHKNNQLPWIVGIDGETFKLFMANSYFTDELEFLGEIILSSPFNLSICGMYSLNNTFFASINFSAEQFGLYLSIYNSKLSSEIYTKLGQDKFKLGGAYDLYYGDSEMYAAYLTQQIEYYIGSNLSNVEFKITALGKDRDIGLGVKTELSDPINKTNLTIFGNIRF
- a CDS encoding response regulator, with amino-acid sequence MKTLKFLICDDSKLIRMKLSEILKKLENEEQTVELHEASDGVTAVNLFKEIKPDVVFLDITMPAKSGLEALEEMVSFDKDAKIIMASSVGTKEHLKRAIDLGAVDFIQKPLEEEKVLGIVKKILNLH
- a CDS encoding HD-GYP domain-containing protein, which translates into the protein MREERRSKLLKLETVLDRTFLRSMIGYTITFLVVLVLFFAFVLNYFYESQINSLTSNYLALLHSLENQYKIEFSKGYERLLEEFKGLNIEIERQEYTAEEIFAKVKDIIQRTYPMLQSFEKIDKKDLEETMYGSVLESYLVENPNKVDYLIYNIYFDDYYTKIFLVKLNDKIITVKINTPYYLRIFETFLNLKSYNKFIERINLFTISRNQISVIHQSKQTYKVGENEVKKIQKDIYESYRKFSTKIANKFISHFKKENNIPMRQVQGTNSSISDFYTVKKADKVYAYVFLNLLTGREIGDTVIGRVVLNFSQITTTFSITFTILMILSIFTLLVTTKKTKAFVKELSTTFSKLIQNIKTFSYEKIFTLDTLDFESSVLEVQEILEEYTKLAQELTAAYQEQTALTQQLEASYKEIEYAHKELEKSYLEFARQLAIIAESYDENTGAHILRVSKLTSFIARKLGYPEDFCDKVEKFSPLHDIGKVLCPKEILLKNGPLTTQEFEIMKLHTINGAKLIGDNPNLEIAKNIALHHHEKYDGTGYPFGLSGERIPIEARIVALVDVYDALRSNRPYKRAFTHEESIKILLHGDGRTKPEHFDPEVLKIFIENEKYINELWNKISEGKIN